The genomic window TTGATTTCTCCGTGGAGCCCGGGCAAACAGTGGCGCTTGTGGGTGCCTCCGGATCCGGTAAGACAACCCTGGTCAGCCTGTTGTCTCGCTTCTACGAGCCGACCCAGGGACGGATACTGATTGACGGCGTAGATATTGCCGAAGTGCCACTGCCTGATGTGCGTCGGCAGATCAGCATGGTTTCCCAGAGCATCGTGCTGTTCAATGATACCGTCTACCGAAATATTGCCTATGGCGAGCTGGCCGGAGCCTCTCCGGAGGCGGTCCGGCATGCGGTGGAACTCGCACACGCCGCGGAGTTTGTTGATGAGCTGCCGCAGGGGCTCGATACCGTCTTGGGTGACAATGCTCAGATGCTATCCGGTGGCCAGCGACAGCGGCTGGCGATTGCAAGGGCGCTGCTCAAGGATGCCCCCATCCTGATTCTCGATGAGGCCACCTCGGCACTGGACAACGAATCCGAGCGCCATATCCAGGCGGCACTGGCCGAGGTCATGAAAAACCGCACGACCTTCGTCATCGCGCACCGCCTGAGCACCATCGAGAGCGCAGACCGGATCCTCGTGATGGATCAGGGGCGTATTATCGAGAGCGGTAATCACGAAACATTACTGGCAAGTGGCGGGCGCTATGCGGCCTTGCTGCAGCAGCAGACGGCGGGGTAGGGGATGTCACTGGAAGACTGGTTCAACAAGCGCTGGTACCCGTCCGAGGGGCGCGGCATCACGGGCCTTTCCCTATTGGCGCCGGTGGAGGGGCTCTATCGTCTGGCCCTGAAGGGGCGTAAGAGCTGGGCCAGGTCCCACGAGCCCGAGCCGATGCAGGTGCCAGTTATCGTGGTCGGTAATATAACTGCCGGCGGTGCCGGCAAAACCCCGCTGGTTGCCGAGCTTGCCCGCTGGCTGCACGAGCGGGGCATGAACCCGGGCATCGTCAGCCGGGGCTATGGCGGCAGGGCGAAGAGTTACCCCTACCAGGTCACCGAGCAGTCCCACCCGCTGGAGTCCGGTGATGAGCCGCTGATGCTGCGCCTGGTAACAGGACTCCCGGTGATGGTGTCACCGAATCGGGCGGAGGCTGCACAGGCACTGGTCGATTACCACCAGTGTGATGTGATCCTGTCGGATGACGGTCTGCAGCACTACGGCCTCTGGCGCAGCATGGAGATCTGCGTGGTTGATGGCCAGCGTGGTTTCGGCAATGGCCGGCTGCTGCCCCGGGGCCCGTTGCGTGAGCCGGTTTCACGGCTGGATCACGTGGATGTAGTCATCAGCAATGGTGAACCGGCACCCCCGGTCAGGGAGCAGTGCGGTGATCGGCTCGACTACACGATGGAGCTTGAGCCCGCCTGTTGGCACCAGTTCAACCTCGACCAGACCTCTACCCTGAAGCTGGAGTCCGGGCCCGAGCCCGGCCCGGTTCATGGCGTGGCGGCGATTGGTAACCCGCAGCGATTCTTTCGCACATTGAAGACGCTCGGTTACGAGGTAATGGAGCAGGCCTTCAGTGATCACCACGAGTTTTCCCAGCTGGAGTTGCAATTCGACGGGATCACACCGGTGATGATGACCATGAAGGATGCGGTCAAATGCCGTGACTTCTGGCAGACCCACTGGTGGGCCCTGGAAGTCCGCGCAAGGCTGCCGGATTTGTTCTACCAGAAGATCCACCAGCACATTCAGAATTTTGCCAAGCATGACTGACTCTGTTTCTTTCGACGTTGTAATCCCGGCCAGGTTTGGATCCAGCCGTCTGCCGGGCAAACCGCTGGCCGATATCGCCGGCAAGCCGATGATCCAGCACGTATACGAGCGCGCGGGCGAAAGCTCGGCGGAGCGTGTGGTGGTGGCAACTGACGATATGCGCGTAGCCGAAGCCGTGCAGGCTTTTGGCGGCGAGGTGTGCATGACCTCCGCCGACCACGCATCGGGTACCGACCGGCTGCAGGAAGTTGCTGCCAACCTGGGCCTCGCCGAGGACCGGATCATCGTCAATGTGCAGGGTGATGAGCCACTGATACCTGCGGCGGTAATCGAGCAGGTCGCCGGCAACCTTGCTCGCAATGTTGCCGCGGGTGTGGCTACGCTGGCAGAGCCCATCCAGACGCTGGAAGACTTCCAGAACCCCAATATCGTCAAGGTGGTGGCCTCCGAGACTGGCCTCGCCCGGTATTTCTCGCGCGCGCCCATTCCCTGGCCGCGGGATGCCTTTGCTATCGAGCGGCAAGAGCTGCCTGAGGGGCTGAATGCCCGCCGTCATATCGGCATCTATGGCTACCGGGTCGCTCTGCTCAATCGCTTTGTCGGCTGGCCAATGGCGCCACTGGAGCGGTTTGAGTGTCTCGAACAACTGCGCTTCCTGTATCACGACGAGCAGATCCACGTGGCTGACGCCTGTGAGGTGGTCCCAGGTGGCGTGGATACAGAAGCCGATCTGGAGCGCATGCGGAGGCTGCTGGCGCGATGATCCGGCGGGATGTCGACCTTCAACCCTTCAATACCATGGCCATCCGCGCCCGTGCCGCGCACTATGCGCGAGTCGCTGAGCTCGAGGAGCTGCGGGAGGCTCTGGAGTTTGCCCGGCGCCGGCGCCTGCCGATCCTGCCACTGGGTGGCGGCAGTAATATTGTGCTGACCGGAGATTTCCCTGGCCTGGTCCTCCATATTGATCTTCAGGGCCTCACTGTTGAGGAAAGCGATCGCGGCGCCCTGGTGAGCGCAGCCGCTGGTGAGAACTGGCATCAGCTGGTGATGAGTACCGTGGCCCGTAAGCTGGGCGGCCTGGAAAACCTGGCCCTGATTCCCGGCCGTGTCGGTGCCGCGCCTATCCAGAATATTGGCGCCTACGGTGTGGAGCTGCGGGATACTTTCGAGGATCTCACCGCCGTCCATATCGCCTCCGGTGAGCTGCATGATTTCAGCAAGGCAGACTGCCATTTCGCCTACCGCGACAGTGTGTTCAAGGGCGCGGCCAGGGATCAGTACATTATCACCCGTGTGCGCATGCGCCTGCCGCAGCAATGGCGGCCCCACGCCGAATATCCGGCCTTGCAGCAGTACCTGGAGGCGCACCAGATTGACGTCGGCGCCCTCACACCGGAAAA from Microbulbifer aggregans includes these protein-coding regions:
- the lpxK gene encoding tetraacyldisaccharide 4'-kinase; its protein translation is MSLEDWFNKRWYPSEGRGITGLSLLAPVEGLYRLALKGRKSWARSHEPEPMQVPVIVVGNITAGGAGKTPLVAELARWLHERGMNPGIVSRGYGGRAKSYPYQVTEQSHPLESGDEPLMLRLVTGLPVMVSPNRAEAAQALVDYHQCDVILSDDGLQHYGLWRSMEICVVDGQRGFGNGRLLPRGPLREPVSRLDHVDVVISNGEPAPPVREQCGDRLDYTMELEPACWHQFNLDQTSTLKLESGPEPGPVHGVAAIGNPQRFFRTLKTLGYEVMEQAFSDHHEFSQLELQFDGITPVMMTMKDAVKCRDFWQTHWWALEVRARLPDLFYQKIHQHIQNFAKHD
- the kdsB gene encoding 3-deoxy-manno-octulosonate cytidylyltransferase, whose translation is MTDSVSFDVVIPARFGSSRLPGKPLADIAGKPMIQHVYERAGESSAERVVVATDDMRVAEAVQAFGGEVCMTSADHASGTDRLQEVAANLGLAEDRIIVNVQGDEPLIPAAVIEQVAGNLARNVAAGVATLAEPIQTLEDFQNPNIVKVVASETGLARYFSRAPIPWPRDAFAIERQELPEGLNARRHIGIYGYRVALLNRFVGWPMAPLERFECLEQLRFLYHDEQIHVADACEVVPGGVDTEADLERMRRLLAR
- the murB gene encoding UDP-N-acetylmuramate dehydrogenase, whose protein sequence is MIRRDVDLQPFNTMAIRARAAHYARVAELEELREALEFARRRRLPILPLGGGSNIVLTGDFPGLVLHIDLQGLTVEESDRGALVSAAAGENWHQLVMSTVARKLGGLENLALIPGRVGAAPIQNIGAYGVELRDTFEDLTAVHIASGELHDFSKADCHFAYRDSVFKGAARDQYIITRVRMRLPQQWRPHAEYPALQQYLEAHQIDVGALTPEKVAEAVIDVRRSKLPDPLDIPNAGSFFKNPLVDEAVYRRLKEAYPDLVAYPAGERWKLAAGWLIDRAGWRGRRVDNVGVHDRQALVLVNPGRGTGAELTGLASQIAGDIKEKFGVELEPEPRYYP